Proteins found in one Corynebacterium sanguinis genomic segment:
- a CDS encoding 8-amino-7-oxononanoate synthase, whose translation MEAKSPLDWLDDDSRRRSAAGLHRVLRPRDPAAPLLDLASNDYLGLSCHQEVIAGARRSLERCGAGSTGSRLVTGTLDEHEALERELAAFCGQPSALVFSSGYMANLGLVTALSGRGALVVSDAGSHASLVDACRLSRARVVVTPRGDVDAVAEALSSRIEQRAVVLTDSVYSADGTLAPVAALHGVAREHGAVLVVDEAHGLGVRGSGGRGFVHELRLAGQEDLVVTATLSKALGAQGGVVFGSPRVRAHLVDTARSFIFDTALAPPMVGAARAALGIVEREPDRAARVLGVAKQLAEATGAIEPESAVVSVILGDPERAVAARDAARERGLEVGCFRPPSVPAGTSRLRLTARADLSDADVSRAEAILRDVVEEFSHL comes from the coding sequence ATGGAAGCTAAATCGCCTCTGGACTGGCTTGACGACGACAGCCGCCGGCGCAGCGCGGCCGGCCTGCACCGCGTGCTGCGGCCCCGGGACCCGGCAGCGCCCCTGCTGGATCTCGCATCCAACGACTACCTGGGGCTCTCGTGTCACCAGGAGGTCATCGCCGGGGCGCGCCGCTCCCTGGAGCGCTGCGGGGCAGGTTCGACGGGATCGCGCCTGGTCACCGGCACTCTCGATGAGCATGAGGCGCTCGAGCGCGAGCTCGCTGCGTTCTGCGGCCAGCCCTCGGCGCTGGTGTTTTCCTCCGGCTACATGGCCAACCTGGGTCTCGTCACGGCGCTGAGCGGGCGAGGCGCGCTGGTGGTCTCCGATGCGGGTTCGCACGCCTCGCTTGTCGACGCCTGCCGGTTATCGCGTGCCCGGGTCGTCGTCACGCCCCGCGGCGATGTCGACGCGGTGGCTGAGGCGCTGAGCTCGCGTATCGAGCAGCGCGCTGTGGTGCTCACCGACAGCGTGTACTCCGCAGACGGGACGCTCGCGCCAGTCGCTGCGCTGCACGGCGTTGCGCGGGAGCACGGCGCCGTGCTCGTTGTCGACGAGGCGCACGGGCTTGGGGTGCGCGGCTCCGGCGGGCGCGGCTTTGTCCATGAGCTGCGACTTGCCGGGCAGGAGGACCTCGTTGTCACCGCGACGCTGTCGAAGGCGCTGGGCGCGCAGGGCGGGGTGGTGTTCGGCTCTCCGCGGGTGCGCGCGCACTTGGTGGACACGGCACGCTCTTTTATCTTCGATACCGCTCTGGCCCCGCCGATGGTCGGCGCGGCGCGTGCGGCGTTGGGCATTGTGGAGCGCGAACCGGATCGAGCTGCGCGGGTGTTGGGCGTCGCTAAGCAATTGGCTGAGGCGACGGGGGCGATTGAGCCGGAGAGTGCGGTCGTGTCGGTCATTCTTGGCGACCCGGAGCGCGCGGTGGCCGCCCGCGACGCCGCGCGTGAACGCGGGCTCGAGGTGGGGTGTTTCCGTCCGCCGTCCGTGCCGGCGGGCACGTCGCGGCTGCGTTTGACGGCCCGCGCCGATTTAAGTGATGCCGATGTTTCCCGTGCCGAGGCCATTCTGCGCGACGTAGTAGAGGAGTTTTCGCACCTATGA
- the bioD gene encoding dethiobiotin synthase, protein MTKFIVVSGTGTEIGKTIATAALAAREVAAGSRVGIAKPIQTGLEPGEEGDCQVAARLAGVAAAFEYRRLLEPLAPETAAHRAGEEQSTAIELADAVRRWSGNEDLDVVFLEGAGGVLARLGTDVTIIDVARELNAPVVLVTSAELGTLSATELATRCLRAEGLECLGMMIGSWPEAPDLAQRCNVEDLPRLTGEKLLGAVPRGAGSLAPEEFARRAPGWFRR, encoded by the coding sequence ATGACGAAGTTCATCGTGGTCTCGGGCACAGGCACCGAGATTGGCAAGACAATCGCCACCGCGGCGCTAGCGGCCCGCGAGGTGGCGGCAGGTAGTCGCGTGGGAATAGCCAAGCCCATCCAGACCGGACTTGAACCGGGTGAGGAGGGGGACTGCCAAGTGGCGGCGCGGCTCGCCGGGGTTGCGGCGGCGTTCGAGTACCGCCGCCTGCTCGAGCCGCTCGCCCCGGAGACGGCGGCGCACCGCGCGGGGGAAGAACAGTCCACCGCCATTGAGCTTGCGGATGCGGTGCGGCGGTGGTCAGGCAACGAAGACCTGGACGTGGTGTTCCTCGAGGGCGCCGGAGGGGTCCTCGCGCGGTTGGGCACCGACGTGACGATCATCGACGTCGCGCGCGAGCTCAACGCGCCGGTCGTGCTGGTTACCTCCGCCGAGCTCGGCACGCTGTCGGCGACCGAGCTTGCGACGCGATGCTTGCGCGCCGAGGGCCTCGAGTGCCTGGGCATGATGATCGGTTCGTGGCCGGAAGCCCCGGACCTGGCCCAGAGGTGCAACGTCGAAGATCTCCCACGACTGACGGGGGAGAAACTGCTGGGCGCAGTGCCCCGCGGGGCGGGATCCCTCGCGCCGGAGGAGTTTGCGCGCCGGGCACCAGGCTGGTTTCGCCGTTAG
- a CDS encoding adenosylmethionine--8-amino-7-oxononanoate transaminase, with protein sequence MDDQSLLALDARHVWHPYGAFPPTTAPLPVASASGVRLKLANGRELIDGMSSWWAAIHGYHHPHLDAAAHRQVDELSHVMFGGLTHEPAVTLAARLAAMAPGELDKVFLADSGSVSVEVAAKMAIQYQRSRGHAGRTKLATWRGGYHGDTLTPMSVCDPDGGMHAMWRAVLPAQVFADAPPREFDAAYATELRQMVQSHAHELAAVIVEPVVQGAGGMRFHDPAYLRELRRVCDETGVLLIFDEIATGFGRTGELFAADHAQVVPDIMCVGKALTGGYVTLAATLTTQDVAEVISRGEAGGLAHGPTFMGNPLACAIANASLDLVDGRQWRTQVPRICGWLEEGLAPARELPGVRDVRVLGAIGVIELERDVPMQVATDAVTEHGVWLRPFRNLIYTMPPYICTHDDIAAICRAAIAGVTSFSHGS encoded by the coding sequence ATGGACGACCAAAGCCTGCTGGCCCTCGATGCACGCCACGTGTGGCACCCCTACGGCGCGTTTCCTCCGACGACGGCGCCGCTGCCTGTGGCGTCGGCAAGCGGCGTGCGCCTCAAGCTTGCCAACGGCCGCGAGCTTATCGACGGGATGAGTTCCTGGTGGGCGGCGATCCACGGTTACCACCACCCGCATCTCGACGCCGCGGCGCACCGCCAGGTCGACGAGCTGAGCCACGTGATGTTTGGCGGGCTGACGCACGAGCCGGCTGTAACGCTCGCCGCGCGCCTCGCCGCGATGGCGCCGGGGGAGCTGGACAAGGTGTTTCTCGCGGACTCCGGCTCGGTGAGCGTGGAGGTCGCGGCCAAGATGGCGATTCAGTACCAGCGCTCGCGGGGCCATGCTGGGCGCACGAAGCTGGCGACGTGGCGCGGCGGCTACCACGGTGACACGCTGACCCCGATGAGCGTGTGCGACCCAGACGGCGGGATGCACGCGATGTGGCGCGCGGTTCTGCCGGCGCAGGTGTTCGCGGACGCCCCGCCGCGCGAGTTCGACGCGGCCTACGCCACCGAACTGAGACAGATGGTGCAGTCCCACGCCCATGAGCTCGCCGCCGTGATCGTGGAGCCGGTGGTGCAGGGCGCCGGCGGGATGCGCTTCCACGACCCCGCCTACCTGCGCGAGCTGCGCCGCGTGTGCGACGAGACGGGCGTGCTGCTGATTTTCGACGAGATCGCCACCGGGTTCGGCCGCACGGGCGAGCTTTTCGCCGCCGACCACGCGCAGGTGGTGCCGGACATCATGTGCGTAGGCAAGGCGCTGACCGGCGGGTACGTCACGCTCGCGGCGACGCTGACCACGCAAGACGTCGCCGAGGTGATCAGCCGCGGGGAGGCCGGCGGGCTGGCGCACGGCCCGACGTTTATGGGCAACCCCCTGGCCTGCGCGATCGCGAACGCCTCGCTGGACCTCGTCGACGGCAGGCAGTGGCGCACGCAGGTGCCGCGTATTTGCGGCTGGCTCGAGGAAGGTCTCGCACCCGCGCGAGAGCTCCCCGGTGTGCGCGACGTCCGCGTCCTGGGCGCCATCGGCGTGATCGAGCTCGAGCGCGACGTACCCATGCAGGTCGCCACCGATGCGGTCACGGAGCACGGCGTGTGGCTGCGGCCGTTTCGCAACCTGATCTACACCATGCCGCCCTACATCTGCACCCACGACGACATCGCCGCGATCTGCCGCGCGGCGATTGCGGGAGTAACGTCGTTTTCCCATGGAAGCTAA